The following are encoded in a window of Fusarium falciforme chromosome 11, complete sequence genomic DNA:
- a CDS encoding Ammonium transporter has protein sequence MSSTITPVTEWPDYNVDPTGGNPVTQDLNAPYDKGDLCWLLVCTILCWQITPAIGFLYAGMHRRKAALTMVLQSLFCSCACGIQFWIYGYSLYQSRTTNPIWGDMSLAAFHNVLAQPSMANSDVPEILYAAFGFTFVSATAMILAGAMLERGRLLPSMVFLLCWTTFVYYILAYWEWNPSGWLYKLGLYDFAGSGPVHIASGFGALAWSMMLGPRLSESTTTDRKKAVHYKPHNPLLMCIGTVFIWFGWFAFNGASTANLSLRSIYVVVNTNFAACGGGVGWVLLDYLFTRKFSLVGFCSGIISGLVGITPAAGFTPVYVASLIGLITSTFCYFTVKYKYLIGIDDGLDIFAIHGVGGVIGDILTGLFAAQFVPALDGVSGDAYAGGWWEHQWRQLGLQLAGAVTCAAWSFCISCLLLFVINKIPGLHIRASEEHEIRGLDFKYLSDVDWEDHYMNGGLTPTEGVSGGSTSSQRMVEETDVEKKVD, from the exons ATGAGTTCGACGATTACTCCCGTCACCGAGTGGCCCGACTACAATGTCGATCCCACCGGTGGTAACCCCGTGACTCAAGATCTCAATGCCCCATACGACAAG GGAGACTTGTGCTGGCTGCTCGTCTGCACAATTCTCTGCTGGCAGATCACTCCCGCCATCGGCTTCCTCTACGCGGGAATGCACCGCCGAAAGGCGGCCTTGACCATGGTCCTCCAGTCCCTGTTTTGCTCGTGCGCGTGCGGTATTCAGTTCTGGATCTATGGATATTCGCTGTACCAGTCGAGGACTACGAATCCCATCTGGGGAGACATGTCGCTTGCTGCGTTTCACAATGTCCTTGCGCAGCCGTCCATGGCCAACTCTGATGTCCCCGAGATTCTAT ATGCTGCCTTTGGCTTCACTTTCGTTTCCGCTACCGCCATGATTTTGGCCGGAGCTATGCTAGAGCGTGGCCGTCTCCTCCCCAGCATGGTGTTCCTGCTCTGCTGGACCACCTTTGTCTACTACAT CCTTGCATACTGGGAGTGGAACCCCAGCGGTTGGCTCTACAAGCTCGGCCTCTACGATTTTGCCGGATCCGGTCCCGTTCACATCGCCAGCGGCTTCGGCGCCCTCGCCTGGTCCATGATGCTCGGCCCCCGACTCTCCGAGTCCACCACGACGGACCGCAAGAAGGCGGTTCACTACAAGCCGCACAACCCTCTGCTCATGTGCATCGGCACCGTGTTTATCTGGTTCGGATGGTTCGCTTTCAACGGTGCTAGCACTGCCAACTTGAGTCTTCGATCTATCTACGTTGTGGTCAACACCAACTTTGCCGCTTGCGGTGGTGGCGTTGGTTGGGTCCTTCTCGACTACTTGTTCACACGCAAGTTCAGCCTGGTCGGTTTCTGCTCCGGCATCATTTCCGGTCTTGTTGGCATTACTCCTGCTGCAGGTTTCA CCCCCGTATACGTCGCTTCCCTTATTGGCCTCATCACCTCCACCTTCTGTTACTTCACCGTCAAGTACAAATATCTCATCGGCATCGACGACGGCCTCGATATCTTTGCCATCCATGGTGTCGGAGGTGTTATCGGCGACATCCTCACCGGTCTCTTCGCCGCCCAGTTCGTCCCAGCTCTCGATGGTGTTTCTGGTGACGCATATGCTGGTGGATGGTGGGAGCACCAATGGCGACAGCTTGGACTTCAGCTTGCTGGTGCCGTGACCTGCGCCGCCTGGTCCTTCTGCATCTCGTGCCTTCTGCTCTTTGTCATCAACAAGATCCCTGGTCTGCACATCCGTGCCAGCGAGGAGCATGAGATCCGTGGACTCGACTTCAAGTACCTCAGCGACGTGGACTGGGAGGATCACTACATGAATGGTGGACTTACTCCCACAGAGGGTGTCTCAGGAGGCTCTACTTCGTCTCAGAGGATGGTTGAGGAGACGGAtgtggagaagaaggttgaTTGA
- a CDS encoding APH domain-containing protein yields MGEVATLEWVRHFTDIPVPYVIAFDPSSDNEIGFEWLLMPSIAGTTADKAWGKMSLTAKEAFAKRVAEFQAQLLDASETKSHLRGIGTLTSPFEKPGQLVSCHWLRGDHFGYDVHRGPFHSIREWIDSSLRITMLEVGSRYLGTQDELFLGTIECQLQTAESLLDLIPTVFPATDQPEQTAIYKSNLGLENILVDEEGTITGILEWEYTSAMPCHHATELPLLLTAPIWPIFIDMDLAEARAGQRLFFEVIRENQEKVKDRVEYEQTQLRKIYTERMGELRPTWDAEVAGSALKNDFINAACLCADEEFLSPLGTWIRAVKNGENIKL; encoded by the coding sequence ATGGGGGAAGTTGCTACCCTGGAGTGGGTCCGTCACTTCACCGACATCCCCGTTCCCTACGTTATCGCGTTCGATCCATCCTCCGACAATGAAATTGGCTTTGAGTGGCTCCTGATGCCCTCTATTGCTGGCACGACAGCGGATAAAGCGTGGGGCAAGATGTCCCTGACGGCCAAGGAGGCATTCGCAAAGCGAGTAGCCGAGTTTCAAGCTCAGCTTCTGGATGCCTCTGAGACTAAGTCACACTTGCGAGGGATCGGAACACTGACCTCCCCTTTCGAGAAACCAGGACAACTTGTGTCATGCCACTGGCTTAGGGGCGACCACTTCGGGTACGACGTTCACCGGGGGCCCTTTCACTCTATTCGCGAATGGATAGATTCAAGTCTCCGCATCACCATGTTGGAAGTGGGCTCTCGCTATCTTGGCACCCAAGACGAGTTGTTCCTTGGTACGATCGAGTGCCAGCTACAGACGGCCGAGTCGCTCCTTGACCTTATCCCAACTGTTTTCCCTGCTACCGACCAACCCGAGCAGACTGCTATCTACAAGTCCAATCTTGGCTTGGAGAATATCTTggtcgacgaggagggcaCTATTACTGGAATACTCGAATGGGAATATACCTCAGCGATGCCTTGCCACCACGCAACAGAATTGCCCCTGCTTCTGACGGCGCCAATTTGGCCCATTTTTATCGACATGGATCTAGCGGAAGCAAGGGCAGGCCAGAGGCTGTTCTTCGAGGTGATCCGCGAGAATCAGGAAAAGGTCAAAGACCGGGTGGAATATGAGCAGACCCAACTCAGAAAGATATACACAGAGCGCATGGGGGAGCTGAGACCCACGTGGGACGCCGAAGTGGCTGGCAGCGCCTTGAAAAACGACTTCATCAACGCTGCTTGTCTATGTGCTGATGAAGAGTTCCTGTCACCACTTGGCACATGGATCCGTGCGGTCAAAAACGGGGAGAACATCAAGCTTTAG
- a CDS encoding Bac-luciferase domain-containing protein, with protein MSANESPSPKKQIILNAFVMNTPGHLAPGLWRHPRNKTDKYKKLSFWTDLAQLLDKADFHAMFIADTLGPYDVYKGPANVVPVLSSGAQYPVNDPLYLVPALAAATKNLIFGVTASLTYEKPYALARRLSTVDHLSEGRVAWNIVTSYLDSAARNHGLDEQIPHDERYAIAHEYLEVLYKLWEGSFRDDAVLADRESGTYIASDAVRQIHHKGKYFQVPGPHFVEPSPQRTPFLFQAGVSEAGNDFGGKHGEAIFVGGQTPEGVRKTVDNIRAIAAKEGRDPNHIKIIVGIAVIVAATDEEAKAKRDDYLSYANTEGALALFGGWTGIDLSGYSDDEDFRLTEAPRIRSILRRWSDTVPGTDNLPWTKRRIAEYISIGGLGAKIIGSPTTVADELERWVQVADVDGFNLSHIVNPGSFEDIIEFLLPELRRRGVFRSGVDKEGATAREVFIGSKRLPDDHPGSKYKWQAGQEAPPFLDEEGGK; from the coding sequence ATGTCAGCCAACGAGAGCCCATCGCCTAAGAAGCAAATTATTCTGAACGCTTTCGTCATGAATACACCCGGTCATCTAGCTCCAGGGCTCTGGAGACATCCCCGGAACAAGACAGACAAGTACAAGAAGCTGTCTTTCTGGACCGATCTCGCCCAGCTACTGGACAAGGCCGATTTCCATGCCATGTTCATTGCTGATACTCTGGGACCATATGATGTCTACAAGGGCCCCGCCAATGTGGTTCCTGTCCTGAGCTCGGGGGCTCAGTATCCTGTCAACGACCCGCTGTATCTGGTCCCggccttggcggcggcgacaaAGAACCTCATCTTTGGCGTGACGGCGAGTCTGACTTACGAGAAGCCATACGCCCTTGCTCGGCGACTCTCGACCGTTGATCATCTCAGCGAGGGTCGTGTCGCGTGGAACATTGTCACCTCGTACCTCGACAGTGCAGCTCGAAACCATGGGCTGGACGAGCAAATCCCTCATGACGAAAGATACGCCATCGCACACGAGTACCTTGAAGTCTTGTACAAGCTTTGGGAAGGAAGTTTCCGAGACGATGCCGTGTTGGCAGACCGTGAGAGCGGAACTTATATCGCTTCGGATGCTGTCCGCCAGATTCACCACAAGGGCAAATACTTTCAGGTACCTGGCCCTCATTTCGTCGAGCCTTCACCCCAGAGAACGCCATTTCTTTTCCAGGCCGGCGTTTCTGAGGCAGGGAACGACTTTGGTGGAAAGCACGGCGAGGCCATCTTTGTTGGAGGCCAGACGCCAGAAGGTGTGAGGAAGACGGTAGACAACATTCGTGCCATTGCTGCCAAGGAGGGTAGAGATCCCAATCACATCAAGATCATTGTTGGAATAGCCGTCATCGTTGCAGCAACGgatgaagaagccaaggCGAAGCGAGACGATTACTTGTCATATGCTAACACCGAGGGTGCTCTAGCCTTATTCGGAGGCTGGACCGGTATCGATCTATCGGGTTACTCGGATGACGAGGACTTCCGTCTGACTGAAGCTCCTCGCATCCGGTCCATCCTGCGTCGATGGTCAGACACAGTCCCAGGAACAGACAATCTTCCGTGGACCAAGCGAAGGATTGCCGAGTACATCAGCATCGGTGGTCTCGGGGCTAAGATCATCGGAAGTCCCACAACTGTCGCAGACGAGTTAGAGCGTTGGGTCCAAGTTGCTGATGTCGATGGATTCAACTTATCGCACATTGTTAACCCGGGCAGTTTTGAGGATATTATCGAGTTTCTGCTTCCAGAACTGCGTCGTCGTGGAGTGTTCAGGTCCGGGGTTGACAAAGAGGGCGCAACGGCGAGAGAAGTCTTTATCGGCTCGAAGCGACTGCCAGATGATCATCCAGGAAGCAAGTACAAGTGGCAAGCTGGCCAGGAAGCACCCCCATTCTTGGATGAGGAGGGGGGAAAATGA
- a CDS encoding Zn(2)-C6 fungal-type domain-containing protein: MPQSLRSPRRPRKHGKTFTGCWTCRSRKVKCDEARPRCRHCLKKGIECEGYDIRLHWLPPETGCELEPSTSEYQAKSCRSQIPFGVVDSTGPALPWSQVEEILVVLDTLHTQLDSTQGKDETSRFINGFGVFESHDRASTCTSEPSTPASEPLNVHHDLATSLVPFSPEPFEIRNSIDLLSPESASDLSSLSSISTVQLSTFDPAFVNPFFDDNLGEESPSCNYSGHENPTHAQEDSIRECSANEESQTALSFPLPPQPSPELTGKERFLMHHYMNRVVHLFCALDNPKSPWKTIHLPRALQSAGELVIQGSTSRIRGALRNALLSVSAFCLSNDKVQIQDEDARKWRKDGICYRGIAIKLLSEAIAPASFSKCRPKYKEFLATMLSMISINVMSGDTASCGLHLDAAHGLITHVRTWKSKYSNKAQALHRIYFFLRTIYESTAIRSTMTCDKLCEARIAGSFCTGEPTNLLHSSPGTTSSVTSSKAWSSGDAYESIYAIPQDLLMLLNRAVELISKVTEAREISIGTDILPHLVEICDELEKSIMDYEAGYIDADDMSGTASSNLSIIQHMTRAFHNAVIIYFAQHIRLVGHRYLQSFVENVLDSIEAIERIKAETKILATPLYWPAFIAASEAFDLRLQTRFRSWYSQVERYGIEYIRAGRCILEQVWAEGPSRGTRVTSQWKTVVERTGSTLMLS; the protein is encoded by the exons ATGCCTCAGTCATTACGATCTCCCCGCCGGCCTCGAAAGCATGGCAAGACTTTTACCGGCTGCTGGACATGTCGAAGTCGTAAGGTCAAATGCGATGAGGCACGGCCGAGGTGTCGTCATTGTCTGAAAAAGGGCATTGAGTGTGAGGGATATGACATTCGACTTCATTGGCTACCACCAGAGACCGGCTGTGAACTTGAGCCTTCAACCTCGGAATATCAAGCCAAGTCATGTCGGAGTCAGATTCCATTTG GTGTCGTAGACTCAACAGGACCGGCTCTGCCGTGGTCTCAAGTTGAGGAGATTTTAGTGGTGCTCGACACGCTCCACACTCAACTCGACAGTACCCAGGGAAAGGACGAAACCTCTCGATTTATTAATGGTTTTGGTGTTTTTGAGTCTCATGACCGAGCATCCACTTGCACTTCAGAACCATCAACCCCGGCGTCGGAACCACTCAACGTTCACCATGATCTGGCAACCTCTCTGGTACCATTCAGTCCTGAACCCTTTGAGATCAGAAACTCTATAGACTTGCTTTCGCCAGAAAGTGCATCCGATTTATCATCTCTATCTTCCATCTCCACCGTCCAGCTTTCAACTTTCGACCCCGCCTTCGTAAATCCCTTCTTCGACGATAATCTGGGTGAAGAAAGTCCTAGCTGCAACTACTCAGGGCATGAAAATCCTACCCATGCTCAAGAAGACTCGATACGAGAGTGTTCTGCCAACGAAGAATCACAAACAGCCCTGAGTTTCCCCCTTCCACCACAACCCTCCCCCGAACTCACTGGCAAGGAGCGGTTCCTGATGCACCACTACATGAATAGAGTTGTGCACCTCTTTTGCGCTCTAGATAACCCCAAGAGCCCTTGGAAGACCATTCACTTACCTAGGGCGCTACAGAGTGCTGGAGAACTAGTCATTCAGGGCTCAACATCTAGAATTCGAGGTGCTTTGAGGAATGCGTTACTCTCAGTTAGCGCCTTTTGCCTCTCAAACGACAAAGTCCAGATACAGGACGAAGATGCTCGGAAATGGAGAAAAGACGGAATCTGCTACCGCGGAATCGCCATTAAGCTTCTTTCAGAGGCTATTGCGCCTGCATCATTCTCCAAGTGCCGGCCCAagtataaagagtttctcgCCACCATGCTGTCTATGATTTCCATCAAT GTCATGTCAGGGGACACTGCAAGCTGCGGCCTGCATTTAGACGCCGCCCACGGATTAATCACTCACGTGAGGACTTGGAAGTCCAAGTACTCCAATAAGGCTCAGGCCCTTCATCGAATCTATTTCTTCCTTAGAACTATCTACGAAAGCACGGCCATACGCAGTACGATGACTTGCGACAAACTCTGTGAGGCTCGCATCGCAGGGTCGTTCTGTACAGGCGAACCAACCAACCTGCTACACAGCAGCCCGGGAACGACATCTTCAGTCACATCATCCAAGGCTTGGTCCAGTGGGGACGCATACGAGAGCATTTATGCCATACCGCAGGACCTTCTGATGCTGCTGAACAGAGCTGTGGAGCTAATTAGCAAGGTTACGGAGGCGAGGGAGATATCTATCGGCACGGATATTCTACCACACCTGGTCGAAATTTGCGACGAGTTGGAAAAGAGTATCATGGATTACGAAGCTGGTTATATCGATGCAGATGATATGTCAGGCACGGCATCATCAAACCTATCCATCATCCAACACATGACACGAGCTTTCCATAACGCCGTCATCATCTATTTCGCCCAACACATACGGCTAGTGGGACATCGCTACCTCCAGTCCTTTGTCGAGAATGTGCTTGACAGCATCGAGGCGATAGAGCGAATCAAAGCGGAAACAAAGATTCTCGCAACACCGCTCTACTGGCCAGCATTCATCGCCGCGAGCGAGGCATTTGACCTCAGACTTCAGACCCGGTTTCGGTCTTGGTACAGCCAGGTGGAGAGATACGGCATAGAGTATATCCGTGCAGGGCGTTGCATCCTAGAGCAAGTATGGGCAGAAGGGCCATCTCGAGGCACCCGTGTAACCAGTCAGTGGAAGACTGTGGTTGAGAGGACTGGTTCAACACTGATGTTGTCTTGA
- a CDS encoding Zn(2)-C6 fungal-type domain-containing protein: MAPEVRAPRAAKKRRACDRCVRRKKACSAGWPCDDCRRKLVSCTYQRRDEIRKGAQGQQKPDVKVQEPGPQPNETSALGDDPTPSSSTGETLEGSLIGNGDCTLGPCSDNLTWLDFLDLDQTMPLDQPQPDQKKGSFDFLYTFTSRTGIVESFDCGTLAQRVQTVSEFLQDEAARQAKTALFNVEGGQQPGSRPLCLGLGTSLLFQDPLITVTRKIVAEIHNLSTNNVKRSAAKKDYSSTTEQSCLQFFSPLHLRKFLALFWNIWHPNCPFIHRQSFDPTTAKPSLVASMVVTGACVSPEPTDNELARTWFNSVEEMVFSDDAFCDDAPYCPLVNPVQGIDKIQALQAGYLVCTYQNWEGNDNSKRRARRHRFNSLVSAARDVGVSSARHRNYDLTSSFDDLDWQDFIAREQLIRVVMWTFMFDKGFVLFNNIPPRMVIKEMTMHIAWPDSIFQAGTATECAREIQAFLSRSSSGSYLTLCEVFERYCKDKMDPNLRRVLVEHGASHLFAIILGQLIYSPIAVPLLTVVTVAIYSTIFQHQNSLAGNDQLGGIRNALDNWKLTYEAYLKTVPIAEPYETADSLQDMWRRPGFSRHTHEFYLVARALVSRMSSGESVPGMDGSKGTPGFNEYDQTSMRQLNDLITDFLGVHLD; the protein is encoded by the exons ATGGCCCCCGAAGTGCGGGCTCCTCGCGCCGCCAAGAAGCGGAGGGCCTGCGATCGCTGCGtgcggaggaagaaggcatgTAGTGCCGGCTGGCCATGTGACGACTGCCGACGCAAGCTCGTGTCATGCACTTACCAGCGAAGGGATGAGATCAGGAAGGGGGCTCAAGGACAGCAGAAACCTGACGTCAAGGTGCAAGAGCCAGGACCGCAGCCGAACGAGACGTCGGCCTTAGGGGATGATCCCACGCCGTCTTCCAGCACCGGCGAGACTCTTGAAGGTTCTCTCATCGGCAATGGAGACTGTACTCTTGGCCCGTGTTCCGATAACCTGACGTGGCTGGACTTTCTCGATCTCGATCAGACAATGCCGCTCGACCAACCCCAGCCAGATCAGAAAAAGGGCTCATTTGACTTTCTGTACACCTTTACAAGTCGTACGGGCATTGTGGAGTCCTTCGACTGTGGGACCCTGGCTCAGCGGGTACAAACTGTGTCCGAGTTCCTGCAAGATGAAGCAGCACGGCAAGCGAAAACTGCGCTCTTCAATGTCGAGGGTGGTCAACAGCCCGGTTCCCGGCCCCTTTGTCTTGGGCTGGGCACGTCTCTGCTCTTCCAGGACCCTCTCATCACTGTGACACGCAAGATTGTCGCCGAAATACACAACTTGAGCACCAACAATGTCAAGAGAAGtgccgccaagaaggactACTCGTCTACCACAGAGCAGAGCTGCCTACAATTCTTTTCACCGCTCCACCTCCGAAAATTTCTCGCTCTCTTCTGGAACATATGGCATCCAAATTGCCCCTTTATACATCGGCAATCATTCGATCCCACGACCGCAAAGCCAAGTCTAGTCGCTTCAATGGTCGTAACAG GAGCCTGTGTTTCCCCCGAACCTACTGATAATGAGCTAGCTAGGACCTGGTTCAACTCTGTCGAGGAGATGGTCTTTAGTGACGATGCCTTTTGCGATGACGCTCCGTATTGTCCCTTGGTGAATCCTGTGCAGGGCATCGACAAGATCCAAGCTTTACAGGCCGGATATCTGGTGTGCACCTACCAGAACTGGGAAGGAAATGATAACAGTAAGCGGCGTGCTCGCCGTCATCGTTTCAACTCCCTTGTATCA GCCGCGCGAGACGTGGGTGTCAGTTCTGCAAGGCATCGCAACTATGACTTGACGTCTAGCTTCGACGACCTTGACTGGCAAGACTTTATTGCGAGAGAGCAGTTGATCCG TGTCGTCATGTGGACATTCATGTTTGACAAGGGCTTCGTTCTCTTCAACAATATCCCTCCTCGAATGGTCATCAAGGAAATGACCATGCACATAGCATGGCCCGACTCAATATTCCAGGCTGGTACCGCGACCGAATGTGCTCGAGAGATTCAGGCTTTTCTTTCACGGTCCAGCTCCGGGAGCTATCTTACCTTGTGCGAAGTCTTTGAACGCTACTGCAAGGACAAGATGGACCCGAACCTGCGTCGTGTCCTTGTGGAGCATGGCGCCTCTCATCTTTTTGCTATCATTCTTGGTCAGCTCATATACTCCCCAATTGCAGTACCTCTACTCACAGTTGTAACTGTAGCTATTTACTCGACCATATTCCAACACCAGAATTCCCTGGCCGGCAACGACCAACTCGGCGGTATACGCAACGCTCTCGACAATTGGAAATTAACTTATGAGGCCTACCTAAAGACCGTCCCAATCGCGGAGCCATACGAAACGGCTGATTCCCTTCAAGACATGTGGAGAAGACCCGGGTTCAGTCGTCACACGCACGAGTTCTACCTAGTTGCCCGGGCCTTGGTCAGCCGCATGTCGTCGGGAGAGTCTGTGCCTGGTATGGATGGGAGCAAGGGCACACCCGGGTTCAATGAATACGACCAGACTAGTATGCGCCAGCTGAATGATCTTATCACGGATTTTCTTGGTGTCCATTTGGACTGA